The nucleotide sequence GCCGCCGTTGTCGGTCCACTGCACCACACTGGCGCCGTCGGCGGTGGACGCGCCCAGCACGTCGGCGAGCTTGCCCGAGTGCCGCGCGCGCAGCTTGTAGTTGCCGCCGCCGGCGTCCACGAACTGGAACTGCTGGTTGGTGGCGTTGGAGCGGGTCCACTGGATGAGGTTGGCGCCGTCGGCGGTGGAGGCGCCGTTGACGTCGAGGGCCTTGCCGCTGTTGCGGTTCAGCAGGACGTACCAGGCGGTGGGGTCCACGGTGGCGGCCGACGCCGTCATGGGCGCCACGGTGAGCAGCCCGGCCGCGACGGTCACGACGGCCGCGGCGGCCGACCCCGCCCGCCACCGGCGGCGCCACCTCGCGGTGCGCGCAAGTCCAAGCGACATGGCATCTTTCCTTTCGTCGTGGGGACCGCCGGCGCAGTGTTAGCGCTAACATTTTGCGGGAACGCGGTGGGGGATCAGGGAGGGCGGGGGATCGGCGGTGCGGCTGAATGCAGTAGGAGGACTGTGAACGATTACGTCGGCCGCGTCAAGATGTAACGCGAAGGTTTCGAGTCCTTCAAGAAGGCGGTGTAGGGACTTCTCTCTGATCCGGCTGTCGAATCCGGCGTCGCGCGATCGACGTACGGGTGAGAGCGGCGCCGTGCCGGCGCCGGCTGTTCGGAGGAAGGGGAACGAGAATGGCCAGGACACCACTGCGGCTGTACATGTCCATGTCGGTCGACGGCTACATCGCCGGCCCGGACGACCGGCCGGGCCAGGAACTCGGCCGCGGCGGCGGGCGGCTGTTCGACTGGCTCGACGACCGCATGACCGAGGGCGTCAACGGGCAGGTGTACGCCGAGGCCGCGTCGACCGGCGCGGTGGTGTCCGGCCGCCGGACGTTCGAGCTGGCCGGGCGGTGGCAGGGCGACCACCACGACGGCGTGCCGATCCACGTGCTCACCCACCGCATCGACCCGGCCGACTCGCCACCGGGCAGCGCGAAGTTCTACACGGACGTCACGGCGTGCGCGGTCGAGGCCCGCGAAGCGGCGGGCGACCGACCGGTACTGGTCCACGGCGCGGGGGCGGCGCAGGCCCTCCTGGCGGCCGGCCAGCTCGACGAGCTCGAGCTGCACTTGGTGCCGGTGCTGCTGGGCAGCGGGCGCGCTTGTTCGAGCCGACCGGACTCGGCGCCGTCGAACTGGAACCCCTCCGGCGGCTCGAAGGCCGCAACGCCACGCATGTGCGTTACCGGATCGTCCGGTGAGCGGCGGAACGGCCGTGATGGCGAGCCGCGCGCGGACATCATTACCCCCGTTCTCCCACGATGCCCGACTCACCGTTCGCCACGCCGAGATAGTCGCGGGCCAGCATGGCCAGCTTCGTTCTTTCCTTGTCCGCCCCCTGGGTGGACAGGAGCCGGTGCGTGGCGTCGTCGATCCACTTCGGTGGCAACTTGTCCCGGTCCGCGACCAGCTGGCTCAGGTACAGCTTCCGGAAGTACTCCCTGGTGTCGGCGTCGTGCGGCGCGAACCCGTCGATGGCGAACCGCAGGCAGGTCTCGTGGGCGTGGACCAACTGCTCCTGATCCGCGGCCGAGCCTGATGCCGTCCACAGGGCGATCAAGGCGTGGGCCGCCGATACCGGCCGGCCCTGCCAGAAGTCGAAGAAGGTGGTGACCATGTTGCCGAATTCGATCGACAGCGGTTCCAGTGCGTGCGCGAACGCGCCGGCACCCCGGTCGGCTACCCAGTCCATGCGAGTCCGCAGCACATTGCCGCCTTCGTACAGCCAGCCGTACCAGTTACCCCGGCGGTGCTCGTGGTCCGGACTGAAGTCGTAGGCCCAGAACGGGTCGAAGGGCTCCACCCGCTCGCGTGTCGTAGGTGCGACGGTCAGGGTGCGACGGTCGCCCTCCCAGCCGCGAGTGAGCATGAGCTGGTCGATGAGCACCATCCAGCCTTCTTCCGGCAGCACCGCCTGCCACAGCGAGCTGATCTCCTGCCAGTCATGGATCGGATCCGGCCGGTCCGGGAACAGTTCGGCGACGCTGACCTCGCCGCCGACCGACACGATCAGCAGCAGCAGGTTGGCCGAATAGGTCGCGTGTCGCGCGGGCACCGAGACGGTGTCCGGCTGGTACTCGTCGTACCGGCCGGCATGCCGCGCCATCAGCGCTCGGTGGAAGAGGGACAGCAGCAGCTGCCGCAGCGTCGATCGCCGGGGCCGGGGCAGAACCTCGAGACGCTGGTTCAGGAAGTACACCGCGGTGTGCCGCATGGTCAATGGTGCGAACGAAAGCAGCGCGTACGGGAAAGCGTCGTCGATGAAGGCCTTCCGGGTCCGGACGGCGCCGAGCTCGGCGGTCGCGACGAGGTCGTCGAGCTCTCTGGCGACCAGCCGGGCGATGAGGTACTCGCCGAACGTGGCGTGCAGGAACTCGTAGGTGGTCAGCCGCTGGTCGCCGCGCCGTGCCTGAGCCCGGTGGATGAAGAAGAACTTGCCGATGACGTCCTCCCCGGCGGTGAGGGGAGCACGCAGTCCCGGCGCGGGCCGGCTCTCCGCGGCCTCGAGCAGGATCGCGAGGTCGGTGTCGACTTCTGCCGCACTCACCCACTGCTGCCGGCGGTTGAACATCGCGAACGCCACCACGGAGAGCCTGAGCAGTTCCCGGTCGACGGCGCGCTGGTGGTCCTCGGCGGGGAGTCCCGCGCCGAGCTTGCCTACTTCGCGCTCGGCGAACCTGCTCAACAGCCGCTCGTACAACTCCGCTTGGCCCAGCGGCTGGTCGTCGCTGTGCAGCGGCTGCCCATCGGCGTGATAGAGGGCGAGCAGCAGCAACAGCAGTGGCTGGGCGGCCAGCTCGCTGTGCGCCAGTACCGCCTCGGCCGGGATCGGGCGGTTCACCGTGTTCCAGACGTCCAGCCAGCGACGGACCTGACCGTCGTCGAACGGCTCGAGGCGGATCGTCACCATGCCGGCCACCGGCCGGGCGCGGTCGGCGACGACGGTCCGGCTGGTGACCACGATCGCGACCGGCCGGCCCAGAACGGCCTCCCGCCGCTGGAAGTTCGCCACCCGCTCGAAGTAGTCCGACTGGTTCACCCCGGTGGTCTGCAGCAGCTCGTCGAACCCGTCCATCAGCACCACGGGGAGCGCGTCGCCGGCACCGCGCACCATTTCCGGCCAGGTCATGGACTCCCCGGTGGTCAGGCGGAGGGCGCGCTCGATCTGATCCTGCAGCTCGGCGTCCGCCGCTACTTCCCGGAGCACGACCCGGACCACGAGGAACTCGCTCGGTGGCAGCCGGGCGGCCAGTACCTGGGTCAGCACCGACTTGCCGCTGCCCGGCTGTCCGAGGATCACCAGGGGAGCGTCGATCGCCTGCGGTGCGGTCAGGTGCCCGAGCAGGAACTCCTGGAGATCGTCACGGACGGCGATTTCCTGCCAACGCCCTTCGTCCGCCGGGACGGTCCCGGTCTCCGCGACGCGGAAACTCGGATCGATGTACGCCGCGCCCAATGCCGGCAGCGTGACGCCGTCCGGGGTGCGTGCTTCCGGCAGGATCGTCCGGACCAGCGCGGCCTGGTAGGCCCTGGCCAGAGCCAGCCGCCATTCATCAGGCTCTCGGCCGCCGGCGAGGTCTGCCAGAACGCGTTCGATGCCGGCCAGTCCGTGCCGCAACGCTTGGAGGTCAGCCCGGGTTGCCTGGTGATCCACCAGGTTCGCCCAGAACGCCACCTCCGGGAAGTCGACGGCCAATCGCCGGAAGCACTCCTCGTACCGGGCCACGGCCCGTTCGGGCAGGATCCGGAGCAGGGTATCGGTCAGCCGATCCCGGCGGGTCTCGTCCAGGCCGTCCCACACCGCCAAGCCCTGGATGAAGCCGAGCACCGGCCGGGCCAGGTCCGCGTAGAAACCGCGCAGCACCTCCAGCGACGCTTCGTACGGCAACTGGGGCGCCGGCAACGGAACGGGCGTGCGGATCACCGAGGCGGCGAGCGTCCGCTGATCCGCTTTCGAAAGGTCCAGCGCGGCCACGTCGAACCCGACGTCCGCCTGCGCCAGACACTCGAAGAACGCCGCCACGACCAGCACCGAATGGGCTGCCGCGATGCGCTCGGTGCGATCGGTTCTCCGGCCGTGGCTCACTCGCGCCCGCAACCCGTTCACCAGCCCGACGCTCAGCCGGGCCAGCTCGGCCTTGGCGTCGAACAGGCTCAGGACGAATCCCGCTCCACCGGCCGAGGCGGCGAGCAGGGCGCCGCCGAGCAGCCTGTCCAATGCCCCCACCAGATGACTGTCATCCAGCAGCCTCGCCGCGTCGGCATAGGTCAAACCCTTGGCCATGAACTCTCCGCTCTATCGGGAGCAGCCGGCCCCCTCGTCGACCTGTGATAGCAGGTGGGCCGGGTACCACGCGAGAGCCGTTCTCGTGCATCGTCTCAAGAACCGGCCCCGAGTCCGGTCGCCGGCGTGATCGCCGGCATCGCCGGAGGGACCATCGTGGGCCAGGCCCGCGGTATCCGGCCCGCCCCGGCCCGCATCCGGCTGCAGATACTGGGCAGGCTCGGGCAGATCGCCGGACAACTTGCGGTCAGCTTGCGGGGATGGCGCACCCTTGCGTGGCTGGTCGTGTGGACCGGCGGCTGCGCGCTGTTCGGCGTCGCGGCGGCGGAGTTCGGGCACGGTGGCAACGTGGTTCCCGTCGGGCTCGCCGCCGGTCTGTTCTCCGGTCTCGGCACGTGGTTCGTCGTGTCCTTCGTCCGCGCGCTCGGGACCCCGGTCGATCCCACCGAGACCACCAGTCCGGCCGAGCTGTTGCGCACCGACCGGCGAGCCGCGCTGCGCCAGGGTCTCGCCGTCGGCCTGGGTGGGGCGGCCGTGCTCTGGACGATGCTGGCCTTGGCCTTCGCCTTCGAGCCCGCGTTCGGCGTTCCGATCTCCGTCGTGTTAGCCGGCGGGCGCTGGATTCCCGGCTTCCTGGCCACCGCCGCGGCGGGACTGCTGATCTGGATGCTGTTCGTCACGGTCTGGGGGCCCTGGCTGCTCGCGCGGTTGTGGCTGTCCTTGACCGGACGCCTGCCGTGGCGCGTGATGCCGTTCTTGGCCGATGCCCACCAGCGGGGAGTGCTGAGGGCGGCGGGCAGGGTCTACCAGTTCCGGCACGCCCGGCTGCACGACTACCTCGCGGCGCAGGAGCGGACGCGCTGATCGAACGCGACGTCGTCTCCGGGCGTGCTCACTCCGTCGGTGTGGCGTCGGCGGGTTCGAGGACGACCACCGGAATCGTCCGTTCGGTGTAGGTCGCATACGCCGCATAGGTTTTGTAGATCGCCACCGCTCGGTCCCACAAGCGGGCTCGCTCCGCGCCTTCGGCGACGTGCGGGCGGACCCGGCGGCGTTCGCCTCCGGGCAACTCCACTTCCGTGGTCGCCATCGCCGTCAGGTTGTGGAACCACGCCGGGTGCGCGTCCACGCCGCCTTTCGAGGCGACGACGACCAGCCGCGGGGCGTCGTCGAGGTAGATCAGGGGGCTGATCCGGGCCTCGCCGGACTTGCGGCCGACGTGGTGCAGCAGCAGCACCGGTGCGCCGCCGAAGTACGAGCCGCCCACTTTGCCGCCGGTTTTGCGGAACAGGAACGTGTTGAGCCGCGTCAGCTGCCGCTGCAGCTTCCAGTAACGAGACGTCGGTGCGGGGGCCTTGGGCATGCCCTAATTCTGTCATGGAGTGTCAAGTGTCTTCAACTGACAAGAGTCTGTCTATGACGTGATGGCCGTAAGCTGGCCGGCATGGAGAAGCTCGGCCTGCGGGAACGGAAGAAGCAGCGGACGCGGGAGGCGCTGATCGATGCCGCCCACGCGCTGTTCTGCGCCAACGGCTTCGAGGCCACGACCATCGACCAGATCGCCGAATCGGTCGAAGTCTCCTCGCGGACGTTCTTCCGGTACTTCGCCTCGAAGGAGGACGTCGCGCTGGCCCTCGCGGACGACCAGATCACGGCGGTCCTCGAGGCGTTCGCCGCGCAACCGGCCGGCCTGCCCGTGCTGACCGCGATGCGGACGGCCGCGGTCGAAGTCGTCCGGACGTACGAGACTGACTCGCGCTTCCACAGCCTGCAGGACGTGATCTCGGTCAGCCCGGCGCTGACGGCCGCACGCCTCGAGCGGGCGGCCGCCCGGTTCGACGAGGTGGCGCGGCTGATCGGCGCCCGGATGGGCGTGGACCCGGCTGCGGATCCCCGGCCGCACCTGGTGGCTTCGGTAACGCTGTGCGCGGTCCAGCCGGCCGTCGTAGCTTGGCGAGCGGCCGGCAGCCGAGCGCCGGAATCCGAGCTGACCGGGCAGGCGTTCGCCCTGCTGTCCGCCGGACTGGACTACCCGGCGGCCACCGGTCGGGAGTCTTGACCCTCAAGCCGGTCGAGATCGCATAGTGGCGGGTATGAACGAGCTCTATCCCATCGGCGATGTCGCCCGCCGCACCGGTCTGAGCGTGAGCGCGATCAGGTTCTACGCCGACGAGGGCGTGGTCGCGCCCACCGGTCTCACCGAGGGCGGCTTCCGGCAGTACGACGTGCAGGCCATCGCCCGGCTCG is from Amycolatopsis mediterranei and encodes:
- a CDS encoding NACHT domain-containing protein — translated: MAKGLTYADAARLLDDSHLVGALDRLLGGALLAASAGGAGFVLSLFDAKAELARLSVGLVNGLRARVSHGRRTDRTERIAAAHSVLVVAAFFECLAQADVGFDVAALDLSKADQRTLAASVIRTPVPLPAPQLPYEASLEVLRGFYADLARPVLGFIQGLAVWDGLDETRRDRLTDTLLRILPERAVARYEECFRRLAVDFPEVAFWANLVDHQATRADLQALRHGLAGIERVLADLAGGREPDEWRLALARAYQAALVRTILPEARTPDGVTLPALGAAYIDPSFRVAETGTVPADEGRWQEIAVRDDLQEFLLGHLTAPQAIDAPLVILGQPGSGKSVLTQVLAARLPPSEFLVVRVVLREVAADAELQDQIERALRLTTGESMTWPEMVRGAGDALPVVLMDGFDELLQTTGVNQSDYFERVANFQRREAVLGRPVAIVVTSRTVVADRARPVAGMVTIRLEPFDDGQVRRWLDVWNTVNRPIPAEAVLAHSELAAQPLLLLLLALYHADGQPLHSDDQPLGQAELYERLLSRFAEREVGKLGAGLPAEDHQRAVDRELLRLSVVAFAMFNRRQQWVSAAEVDTDLAILLEAAESRPAPGLRAPLTAGEDVIGKFFFIHRAQARRGDQRLTTYEFLHATFGEYLIARLVARELDDLVATAELGAVRTRKAFIDDAFPYALLSFAPLTMRHTAVYFLNQRLEVLPRPRRSTLRQLLLSLFHRALMARHAGRYDEYQPDTVSVPARHATYSANLLLLIVSVGGEVSVAELFPDRPDPIHDWQEISSLWQAVLPEEGWMVLIDQLMLTRGWEGDRRTLTVAPTTRERVEPFDPFWAYDFSPDHEHRRGNWYGWLYEGGNVLRTRMDWVADRGAGAFAHALEPLSIEFGNMVTTFFDFWQGRPVSAAHALIALWTASGSAADQEQLVHAHETCLRFAIDGFAPHDADTREYFRKLYLSQLVADRDKLPPKWIDDATHRLLSTQGADKERTKLAMLARDYLGVANGESGIVGERG
- a CDS encoding nitroreductase/quinone reductase family protein, with the protein product MPKAPAPTSRYWKLQRQLTRLNTFLFRKTGGKVGGSYFGGAPVLLLHHVGRKSGEARISPLIYLDDAPRLVVVASKGGVDAHPAWFHNLTAMATTEVELPGGERRRVRPHVAEGAERARLWDRAVAIYKTYAAYATYTERTIPVVVLEPADATPTE
- a CDS encoding TetR family transcriptional regulator, with amino-acid sequence MEKLGLRERKKQRTREALIDAAHALFCANGFEATTIDQIAESVEVSSRTFFRYFASKEDVALALADDQITAVLEAFAAQPAGLPVLTAMRTAAVEVVRTYETDSRFHSLQDVISVSPALTAARLERAAARFDEVARLIGARMGVDPAADPRPHLVASVTLCAVQPAVVAWRAAGSRAPESELTGQAFALLSAGLDYPAATGRES